In Sulfitobacter albidus, the following proteins share a genomic window:
- a CDS encoding HesB/IscA family protein codes for MNMPPKVTDRAFARLAEIGADAEGKALRVAVEGGGCSGFQYEIALDAAKDDDLVLEGAGQRVVVDAVSLPFLANATIDFTEELIGARFVIDNPNATSSCGCGTSFSM; via the coding sequence ATGAACATGCCGCCCAAAGTCACCGACCGCGCCTTTGCCCGCCTCGCAGAGATCGGCGCGGATGCCGAGGGCAAGGCCCTGCGCGTGGCCGTCGAAGGCGGTGGGTGTTCGGGGTTTCAGTACGAAATCGCGCTGGACGCCGCGAAGGACGATGATCTGGTGCTCGAGGGCGCGGGCCAACGGGTTGTTGTCGATGCGGTGTCGCTGCCGTTTCTGGCCAACGCCACGATTGATTTCACCGAAGAGCTGATTGGCGCGCGTTTTGTGATCGACAATCCCAATGCCACCTCGTCCTGCGGCTGCGGGACGTCCTTTTCGATGTAG